The DNA region TTATGGAAGTGGTATGATAACACAATGTGAAATCAGAAGTATATTAGAATTGGTGCAGGAGTCATGTGTGATATGTCAATTCGATGTGTTTGTAGAAGCTTTATAATGGTGTGGGACTTAACAAACGATCTTCAGGTTCATTTCTCTTTATGGTCTCTTGGTTGTGTAGGTTTTTTTGTGTTCTCTTACTGAtgatttgaaaatgttttatgGATAGAACAAATGGCAATGATGACAACGTCGCAGTATAAGGTGCAAAGGAGATAGAGCAGAAACAGATTGATGGGCAACTAGGGATTCTGCTATTTGATTTCCAACAAGCGAATATTGTGATTTGTGATGGAAGAATTGAAAGTGGAGTTGGAGAGAATAGCAGGTTATGAAACACAATATGGTGATATCCAAGAAAAATTTGATAACATGAAGAGTTACTTAGAGACTATATCAGTGCAGCTTGATGATTTCTTTAATGAAATAGTAGAAGGAATGTAGAAGTTTCTGGTCATGTGCTATCATAGGTAGAAAAAAATTTAGATATAGAGAAAAGGAActagaaaaaaaatgttaaaaaaagcACTGTCATCTTGGTTAACGCTTTGGGTCTCAAATTGTACAGGCTACAAGAGTTAGGCTAGATACTATTTTGGTGCAAAGTACTGCAAAATCTGTGGGATTCTTGATTATAGGCAtgtatataaattataattttagggacaagtataatttttaattacatttgaattattattgaataagatcaaattttaacataatgTTACTCTTGCTTTGAGGAAAATTAGAACATGTAGAAGCTGATGACTTCAATTGAAAGAAACATCTTTCAATCAAAAGGGAAAGATTCTCTATCTCCTGTTTTGTGAAGAGGGTAAAGGAGGGAATCCTATATCTATTTTAGATTTGGATTGCATGTGTTTTGTTAATTGTTTGTTGATATATACTTATTGGGATGATTTGTAAGAAGAGGGAAATTAACATATTTCATTTaggtataataattttttttaattattacaaGAAAAATAAACTTATTGAAATGTTTTATTATGAATAAACTTTACAGTGTAACTATTTTTTATAATTCTTAaatcatttttaaataatttcgatattatcatttttatcattttttaaaatttttataattataatttgtcatgtatattttaataaaaaatattgaaatgtatataattaaaattgtatTGAATTCAAATTATTAAAATCTATGAAAATATGTTGTGCGAAATAGAAGGCACAATTATATAACATGTAATTTGACATATACTcctataaaataaatgaaaaacatataaaattacaaaataaatatGAACTTAATGATGATCTCCTTGGCCATTATGAATTTAAGCTCAAAAGATTACATTTgacaaagagtttaatttctatgcaccgacggtgtaaagtttttttacaccatcaaccaatcagatttcaaggatgtgagaaaatatctcattttatttaatttcattaattgacgtggcacatccttgaaatctgattggttgacggtgtaaaaaaactttacaccgtcgggacagcagactttttctctttgaCAAATTATAAAAAGGTTACTATATGCTACTATGTTATatgttaatttcaaaattttctaaTGTATATCAGAGCAATAATGTGAATCATTTAATTATACTTATTATATACTTGCGGTGCCTGTCTGGTGCGAAGGTAAGAGAAGCTATGATTCCATCTAGGCCATCTCATAGTGAACGTTCTAAGAGACGAGCTTAGCTGAAGGTATTTTTGTGATATGTACTAACACAATATAAGGGAATTTGAGCGCCATATAATTGGTGATTGGCTACAGTTTGTTCACACAAATAATTTTTAAGAAGAAGATCTATTAATTTCCTTTGGCCTATGTTTGTATTGGTGGTGGACAAACTATGTGTTGTTATTTAGACCTCACTGATTCAGACAGTTTCTAATTTGCTCATTTGTATTGCCTAATATGTTTGGTCTATACATTATCATTACATTTTCCTAaactttgattttaatttacagTTTTATAATAATCTAAAACATctatccgtgcatcgcacgggtcaattGGAGGGGGCTACGACGGTGGTGGAAGGAACTGCTCAAGGTTTAATTAGCCACGATTTCAAGGGTGAAGGCTATGGAGATTCAATATAGTGCCTAAATCGGAAAACATGGTACCTGAGTTTATATATATGCATGATAATTTGATAGGGAAGAGTCAGGCGTGGACATCATCATTTGCAGACAAATCCAGATCCTGTTTCATCATTAACTGTGATAAAAAGGAATAGTATGACTAGCTTTCCGGAAAATGAGACGTATTTTCACGGGaagtaatatatattaaaatctcCCATGAGGAACATTTTTTATGAAACAAAATTCATCCCATAACTAATGTaatcttttttatattttaagaatttttttcataattattGAAATATGTTCTACGGAAAAAAAAACCTACCACGCTGAGTAATATTGTAAATGAAAATACTGAAATATTTAAACTATGAAAAAGTATTttacaaaatataatattatatgaataattttttgtaattttttcaaaactttttggaatgaatatatataaaatttccaTAGTTTGATATAtgaacacacacatatatataatatattatgcatatatttatgtttaaattataaGGTAAGGAGCTCCCATAAGGTGGAATATCTTACATGAAAATATTATCATGTTAAAACTAATACTTAAATTACAGGTGAAAAGTTGCTACGGGTAATTTATAAGAACATTTagtatatttttaaattgtttttgaatattttgaggattatatttttttggttacaacgGAAAATTATTTTGAGGACTAAATAGGGAAAATACTTTCCATTTAATGGGGTTGCTGGCTGGTTGGCGAGGTGGGGTAATTTCACTTTTGCGTCTGTTGTTTAGGTTTTTGAGATTCCACCGATAGAGCTTGAAACTCTGGTGTTGACGAACGCTCTGCTTGCTGTgtaattattcttttattttcatgtaATTTTTCGATGAAGTAAAAAAAGAAGGGAAAAATACTTTCACGGGgagtaatatatatattaaaacctCCCATGGGATAAATTATTTTCAGGATAAAACTAATATAATTTAAgtattttttcataatttcatTTGCTTTTGGGTGTTTGTAAGGGGGGTTTTGGCTATGTAGTATGATGTGTTGACCCCTTTGAGAtttgggtactctttttccttactaggaTTTTTTCCCAATGGGTTTTTTCCTtctaaggttttaatgaggccctCTCTCAAAGTCAATATGTGGTCATTGGGTGGGGGTTTGTATGCGACACAGACATGTGATTCGTTGCTAGCCTGTTTTTGGAGGCTTTCTAATAATATGTTAttcagttttcaaaaaaaaagtattttttcataattttttaatttattttaggtgtaaatatttaaaatggtaTGAAAGTATGATAGTGGAAATAtgtcattaaaaaaattctcatgtggaggaatattttacatgattttttgaaatcagatattttaaatgaaaaaactttcatatttaaactaaaaaatatattagagAATATAAGGAGTACTTCTaaacataattatatatatatatatatatatatatataaaagttacACGGTAAAAAGCCCCTGCAACCCCCTATTTTAAGGtaaattttcataaaatttattgccaaacaaattatgtaatttaaaaTCTTTTGGTATGTATCTtataagagtttaatggatatgcactgacagtgtaaaatagttttacacagtcatccaatcaaagcatgccacataggagagataattacatttgactttaattttaattaaaagaataagatattttctgatttggcggaattcaattggatgtctgtgtaaaactattttgcactgtcagtgcatatttATTAAACTCATCTTATAAAagataaatgaaaaaatatgattaaaattaattttcagaaaaactccccgtgcatcgcacgagtcactttattttcttataatctaaattttcatttaaaatatatttatatcaaTGCTGTCAGCTTAATACgatattgaaaaatatattatatattaattagcCGTATAACAAGTAGaagaaaattttttttttttacataaaaaagaTACAACCGGAAGAGAATTAAGTATTATGAATATATGATAAATAgttcaaatataattttatttcaaatataataattttacaaAAATTTCAGAAAATACTACCTGTGCATGGCACGGGTTAGTATACTAGTTTGATATAAAAAATAAccgaataattaaaaaaaattaacatatattttaatggtataaaaatcacaattgacttttattaattattctaatgtcattaaaaaccaTTAACTATTAAATTGATACAGTAGTTATTTTTGGAAAAAATctcaattgacttttattaattattataatgtcattaataactattaaataaaatattaataaattaattaaagatCTTTACTATAAATGTCTAATAACggtagaaaagtcacaattgagttgtttaagataattaattattattaattatttaaattattgaaaaatataaaaacacaaATATGACATCACATATAAGACTTATTTAAGAATTTATGATGTTCTCATCTTCAAATTTTATACGAATTTAATGTGTGTACTGTTAGTGTAAACGTGTAAACTTTGTTTACACAATCACCTAATCGAATTTCGTCATATCAGCAAAtatattcttgttttaattaaaattaaagctGAAAGTTATTACTCCACCTAAGTAACATGTTTTGATTGGTTGTCAGTGTAAGTACATATCAATTAAACTCATTTTATACTTGTTTTTCTCTttataaataagaaaaattaacatggtaatgtaagatatataatttattttttaatggagTTACGTTGTCTTATCCGATACAAATatgtttgaataaaaaaaaaactgatgaaTCTTCACATGTTACGTTGTGAGTTGTCCAATTGGAACCAATATTTTTACATGTTGTACCTATCAAGTTTTGTCATATAATACACGATTGGTTCAATAACGTGGCCTTTTTTTTAACATCTATGGTGGATAGCAAATTAATATAGTAAATAAACTAAATGCAAATTAATATAGTAAATAAACTAAATGCAAATTAATATAGTAAATAAACTAAATATTTCAATTGGTCAAATTCAACTCAGATTTGTCACACACTTACACCTATAAATAAGACTCTTTAGAACAATTCATCTTCACATCAAAAtcaaacaagaagaagaaaaacagagaaacaaaagagaagagaagaaaatggGAGTGCAGAACCAGAACAATGCCCATGTAGTAGTTCTCCCCTACCCAGCACAAGGTCACATAAGCCCCCTCATCCAATTCGCTAAGCGATTAGCCTCCAAAGGTGTCAAGGCCACATTCGCCACCACTCACTACACCCTCAGCTCCATCACCGCCGCAAACATCGCCGTGGAACCCATCTCCGATGGGTTCGACGAGGCGGGGTTCGCTCAAGCCAAAGATGTGGGACTCTTCCTCACATCATTCAAAACTAATGGCTCAAGAACACTGTCTCAGCTCATTGAGAAGTTTGAAAACACCACCTCCCCTGTTACCTGCATTGTCTATGATTCCTTTCTGCCGTGGGCTCTTGATGTGGCTAAACAACATGGTGTTTATGGAGCTGCCTTTTATACAAACTCAGCTGCGGTTTGCAACATCTTTTGCCGCATACACCATGGTTTGCTTGAGCTTCCTGTGAAAATGGAGGATCTTCCATTGGTTGTTCCTGGTATTCCTCCAATGAATTGCAGAGATCTTCCGAGTTTCATAAGGTTCCCGGAGAGTTACCCTGCATACATGGCGATGAAGCTGAGCCAATTCTCTAATTTGAAGAGTGCTGATTGGATGTTTGTCAACACCTTTGAAGCATTGGAAAGCGAGGTACATGTTCCATTCCATATAATAATCATAAgcaattgtctttttatttggtTATCCATGTTCTGCATCTAGTCAATTAGTCATGAACTTGATTTTACCACCAACAACCACGCATGTCTTCTAGCTTTAGCACATGTTTTAGGTTCGGGTCACCGATTGCATTGAAGTTGTGTTAAATACATGGTAAATATTTACTCCTCATTCTTGTCATACCCCACTTTCAAACCGCCATCTTGGTTGCAATTGCGGTGAAGTAGCAACAACTGCACCCGCAATCTAAAACCATAACAGGATTGTATGAGTGGATGATATCTATGGTTTAAAAAACAATTATGAAATtgattgagtttaattttgatgttgTGACACAGTAGCGTCACCTTATCAGATTTCGAGTGTGTCACatcaataaattaaattaaaaattgttaTCCAATATCTTCAACATATCTAATTGATATCATTGATTGAGAGTGTAAAAATCTTTACAGTATTATAGTATTATTGGTGTGTGTATCTTTTTCTCAAtgattttaccaaaaaaaagaaaaaggagggTGCTTATTGTTTTTGATTTCTTATAATTCCTTGTGTCTGCATAGGTGGTGAAAGGGTTGACCGATCATTTTCCTGCTAAGATGATTGGTCCAATGGTTCCTTCTGCTTACTTGGATGGAAGGATTAAAGGGGACAAAGGCTATGGAGCAAATCTATGGAAGCCACTGGGAGAAGAGTGCACCAAATGGCTGGAATCAAAGCCAGCTCAATCTGTTGTTTATGTCTCCTTTGGAAGCATGGTTTCCTTGACAGATGAACAGATGGAAGAGGTGGCTTGGGGATTGAAACAAAGTGGCATGAGTTTCTTGTGGGTTCTCAGGGAAGCAGAGCAGAGCAAATTGCCAATTGGGTACAGAGATTCTGTGAAGGAAAAGGGCCTAATTGTGACATGGTGTAACCAGCTAGAATTGCTGGCTAACCAAGCCATTGGCTGCTTTGTGACACACTGTGGTTGGAACTCAACACTTGAGAGCCTTAGCCTTGGGGTTCCAGTGGTGTGTTTGCCACAGTGGGCTGATCAGTTGCCTGATGCAAAGTTTTTGGAGGAAGTGTGGGAGGTTGGTGTGAGGCCTCAGGAAGATGAGAAAGGAGTTGCGAGGAGGGAAGAGTTTGTTAAGTGTTTGGAGGTTGTTATGGAGGGTGAAAGAAGCCAAGTGATTAGAGGGAATGCTGGTAAATGGAAGAATTTGGCTAGGGAAGCAGTTAGTGAAGGAGGGAGCTCTGACAAGATCATAGATGACTTTGTGAATTGTTTGATTAGTGCAGATAAGAATGGAGATTTGAAGGGCTTCTAGAATGGATGTTCTCATCACAAAACAAAAGATTTTTTAGATGTTGGTTATTGATGTAATAAAAGTAGTTGCTAGAAGCTTGTAGATTGGCTAGAAGCTTGTAGATTGGTCACAAAGCTTGTAATCATGGATCTTTTGTggttttttatttatcaaaatTTATGTGACTGTGAGGCACCATTTGTCAGTTTCAATATTTTTTCGCCAATAAATCCATCCCAGTATTTGTTCTGCTGTTCCAAAATAAAccactagtgttttttacccgtgcgttgcacggggaatttgtctattgtatttgataaatcgatcgatattttaaattataaaaaatttaagatactaagaaggtaagaataatcataataaagatgtagatatttaaatagcataaattcagacactcaattctAGTGTTTTGTAAAGTTTTGCATATATGAGTTATAACTGAATCTTGTTTGCGAAGATGTATACCCGTGTTACATAAAAGatattgcttttgtgttttagatatgtaacaatacataaatatataattattgtttacattattaaaagtacacttaagttatgtaaaaatgttttttttttcactcgtacaaattttcatttttcatgttaaatgttccttcccgtgagatctcgtaactcaaATATGTTAGCACTAATAGATTTATagtatatatgtattaatattttttattcctcatactattcttactatcaaattattatagttatatacagatataaatataattactcTTAACTTTTCTTTACCTAATCTGAACGGTTCAACTTTTaactattcttcttcttccacctcttccCTCTAATAGTATTGGATGACTCCAAGCTCTAAAACTCACTAATTAATATTCGACACTTCATTAGTGAATCATAAAATATATTCCATAAGTATTAATTGGATATGACATCATACCATCTAAAAATTCACATTTCACCTACTTCTTTGATCCCCTTGAAGTGCTACTGCATGAGATGCTTTTTAAGAAATGTTAGGACGTTAAAAAAAATGTcaggattttttaaaaatgttgaGTTAATTATTCCATTAAAAATAATTGGGTTAtagtattattttaaaatagggTTCTGTTATGTGTGCGTGTGTAATCCCTTTACCAAATCtacaaatatattaattaattattgaacCAATATATTATAGAAATCATTTTTTAGGGAGttaaataagatttttttgaaagatgagTAAAAAAAGATTACTGTCTAATTAAATAGTGCAAAGTAGTAGTATAttattaaccaaaaaaaaaactcgctTAAATCTGAATGCTATTAATGTTCTTTTCGTTTCCCAGTTCTAGTAGTTGTgttatctttctcttcttttctagtTGTATTGTCTTTGTTTTCTTTGTATTTGCTAGTGATGGGCTTTTGCTGCTTGTACGGTGCTTTGGGTGGTTTTAACCACTCAtgctttattattaatatataacttgtttattctcaaaaaaaatatgaatggcATTTATTATGATATTTATTCCCGTAAAAAAAATACTCGCATTTCGcaacaataattttaaataagaatTTAATGTATGATAAATGGAAACAATATAGAATCAACCGCAGTCCGCAACTAATGAGAAATTCTGCCAAGttcacctagcaaccatcaaatctctgcgtgtccatgatAGTTTTGTGGACCCTTAGCATCAGATCATCTCCCTTTTCCtagaattaacattaaataaaaataagatgaattaagaaaaaatcaagaaataaacaacttaaatactaatcaaatctaaaattaaaaaatgtactaattaaagatagataaaaactgtcaaaatctagcaaatcacaataaaaactcataaaattatgaattaaataaaaatccgaaaattcaataaaaataccataaaaatcaattgatactctaaaaatacatcaaaaataaaataaaagacccaagataaaatcaagaaataaacaacctaaatctctaatcaaatataaaatttaaaaatgtactaattaaagatagataaaaactaccaaaatctagcaaatcacaataaaaactcataaaatcctgaattaaataaaaatttgaaaattcaataaaatgccataaaaattaattaatcctttgtttttcaatattaaatctgcgtgaagattttttttctataatgTTTTGCCACCTGACACCCCCATATCAtcccaaaaatatatatacaaattttgtttttcttgactttgaaataaatatttttattacatattttttaaaacactattaaatctgcattaaaattttttttcttaactttgaaatacgtattttttaaaacactattaaatctgcatttaattttttttttctaaacttTGAAATACATGTTTTtacatatattttaaaaaacaacATTCACGTTACATTTTGCTTTTTAATATTTgggaatattttatttatatttaaatatcatAACCTATTAAATGTGATCAATTTTTTTGTAGGAAATATTTGTCATTTATAGTGAAAAAACTTTattaacattaaatatattaatataaagatgaaattaaaaaaatttaatcattCAAAATTATTTGTAGGTAAAATATTATATCTTacttaaactttaaaaatataaatgggagaatataaaattatgaattagaCATTTAATTAAAGTAAACTATTTTTCAATTTGAACAATCATGCATGATTGAGGTCATTTATTtaccatttttttcttcaaattgttGGGCGTTTGGTTTAAAATGCAGGCTATTTTTCCTCTGCCCTTGGCACTTGGTTCTTTCCAGTAGCGGCATGGATTTCACATCGGTGAAAATTATGGAAAATGCTAATTTGTATGAATGTTATGCAAACGAATACCTATCATTGGTTAAAATTTCCTTATCATGCGGCATTCATCCTTATTTTCCTGAAAAGCTAATTTTAATTGATGGAAATTAAAATTCACGTGTTTCTCCCAAAAAAAAGTGAATCTGGATATACAATAGAAATTTTCAAATAGTCTTATTATataattgcaaaagaaaaaaaaaacattgacaGTGAatataagaaagaaaacaaCTATAACTGTACCGTTGCATGTGGTATAAGATCAGAAATAACAAACCTTTGAACCAAAGACATTTTTGAAGAAgattgatgaagaaaaaaatatatagaacATTGTGcattagaaaaaaagaagaaaaaaaaaatctcaattgtAAAGATGAAGGTATATAAGAAACAAACCTTTGGTATGacccttttttttcttcctcacaCTGTATATTGCACACGTCAGTGCTTGACACAATTTATAGcactcttataaaaaaaattgatatcgtggtcaatctataaaaaaattgtcttaaattactataattaaattatatgtacACATTTTATAGCATCataataaaaaacattaaaactcattgtcaatttaaaatattttatcttaaattactataattaaagagatgagaagtttattttgatacaaaatcatattcatctatctattatctatatctaaaaaaatattcttttagTATAATGAGATCATTGCGGAAAATACCCaaaggaataaaaaataaaaaaactccaattatttttaatattttcaaatatgTGATATTTTATGTatcatatttttctattttgtgATTTCTGaatatgtgttttatttttaatatttgaaataatttatttttgattttgtcatttttgaataagtgt from Lotus japonicus ecotype B-129 chromosome 2, LjGifu_v1.2 includes:
- the LOC130735732 gene encoding UDP-glycosyltransferase 74B1, with the protein product MGVQNQNNAHVVVLPYPAQGHISPLIQFAKRLASKGVKATFATTHYTLSSITAANIAVEPISDGFDEAGFAQAKDVGLFLTSFKTNGSRTLSQLIEKFENTTSPVTCIVYDSFLPWALDVAKQHGVYGAAFYTNSAAVCNIFCRIHHGLLELPVKMEDLPLVVPGIPPMNCRDLPSFIRFPESYPAYMAMKLSQFSNLKSADWMFVNTFEALESEVVKGLTDHFPAKMIGPMVPSAYLDGRIKGDKGYGANLWKPLGEECTKWLESKPAQSVVYVSFGSMVSLTDEQMEEVAWGLKQSGMSFLWVLREAEQSKLPIGYRDSVKEKGLIVTWCNQLELLANQAIGCFVTHCGWNSTLESLSLGVPVVCLPQWADQLPDAKFLEEVWEVGVRPQEDEKGVARREEFVKCLEVVMEGERSQVIRGNAGKWKNLAREAVSEGGSSDKIIDDFVNCLISADKNGDLKGF